Within the Megalops cyprinoides isolate fMegCyp1 chromosome 10, fMegCyp1.pri, whole genome shotgun sequence genome, the region ttacaattaatatGATGATTATTATAACTAACATTATTTCACTataaaaataatagtattaTACATATGGTTTGTGATACAGGTATACCTCagttaacaaacaaaatgtgttccATTAGCTcactttgtttttcagaaagttAGTTACCAAAAACATATAGTATGGTCTATATATCATaaactgctaaataaataaaatgaaatgagccTAATTAAAACTTTTATTACCACACACATTTTACTCAGGGAGCTGGTTCTGTAATAGCCATTGCCTTAGCACATTGCAATGAAGTCTTCACTTTTTTCTGCTTGGTTTCAAGTGGTTTTCCTTGTTGAATGCGCTAACAAAAGGTCATTTCCCAAAATTCTATCCTTCTTAAGATCTGCATTTTACAATCTGTACaatttgatttatgttttctcttttgccCAGGAAGCCAGCTCCAGTTACATTAGATAGGTATTTGCATGCTGCAGTTAGTAAATCACTGCCAGAGAACTGATGCATTGGGAAATGAGATGGAGACcgtttattttaaatgtttgttcaaAAAGTGAACTTAAGTACTTTTTTATGAGAgaggtttgttttgtgtatgatTATTTCCTTTGGATTGTTAAAATTCAATACTTCATACTTCAATATTCATGCCTTTAAAACATGTGTTCAATCTAACACTAACTAGTAAAATTTCTCCCCGAATCACAGACAGTGGTTACATGGAGCAGCAGATGGCAGAGTCAAAtacagagggggagaaagggaaaaaagaggaacagacagaaaaggataaggaggagggaaagaagCCAAAAAGTGACAATCAACAGGAAGACAAGATAACAGAAGAGAAAGTGGAGGGGGAGAAAGGTAAAAAGaatgagaaggaggaggaagaggagagaaggaaagaggaggaagagggcaCGAGTAAGCTGTCAGTTACCTGCATTTGTGGCCCCAAGACAATAAGAGAGTAAGTCATCAGATATTGGAAGCTGTATGTCTGAAAAAAGTCACCAATTCTCCGCTATCTACTCAGGTCGTCCAGGCCCAGGTCCAGGCTGCCCACCCGGGATGATGTGGCTGAAGGCTGAAGTGATGGAGATGATGGGCCCATTCCTCACCTTGCTGCCCTCTGCTGAATTCCAAACTGTCCCCAAAGCAGAGGTCCTGCTCCAGATCTTGTTTTGTGTCTAGTATATGTCGCTAACAACAGTGTGCAAAGGTTTTAAGACATGgatagtttgtgtgtgtgtgtgtgtgtgtgtgtgtgtgtgtgtgtgtgtgtgtgtgtgtgtgtgtgtctgtgtgtgtgtgtgtgtgtctgtgtgtgtgtgggtgtgtgtgtgttcgtatTGGGTAAATGCTTACAATATTTAAGagtatatgaatatatacattttcactcACTCTGttgtttccctctctcagctTTGTCAGTTCTTCCAGACACCACAATTCCCAGAATCCTTTAGAGGAGTAAGAGGTGTTACCCCCTACCTGGGCAGGATACTCCTTGGCAGATTGAAGAAGGAATGTTTGCAAGATAATAAGCAGGTGCTCCTCCAACAACTGGGCAGGTGGGTACCTTgtgatttgaaaatgtagatTTTGGGCAAAGAGTGTCTGCTGGGTGTTCATGTTAATGTATAACTACATTGCAAGCATCAGCCTGTCGTTGAACCTGTTGACTCTCCCCACTCAGACTTGGCTCGCTGGCATGCTTCTACGATGATGACGCCACATCTCTCAATGCGTCTTTCAGCAAGACCCTCCTCTCCCAGCTCGGAGAGTGTGAGAACTCAGGAGCTGACACGGTACACACAACgctaaaaatgctgtttttttttaatcattctgCTTTGTCAAAGTGTGGGCCAGTGACTGTTTGTGAACATATCAGCTGTCTATTAACATGAACCCCCATCATTTTTCttattaaccccccccccccccccccttgctctTGTATAATTTCTACCATTCCCCCTCTCCTTGCTGTGTACCCCTGCCTCTCCACAGCTGACAAAGCAGCTAGTGATGGCGGTGGTTTCCTCTGAGAAGGGGGATTCCCTCAGCCCCCAGACACTGCAGTCTTTAGGCTCAGCCGTGTcagccctgcctctctcccagctgGACAAGCTCAAAACCGCCGATGTCCAGGAAACCCTGTCCACCTTCAGCAAGGCCAAGTGGATCCCTGCGCAGGCTCAGACCCTGGCCAGCAAGCTGCTGAGGGAGGACGAGGTGGGGTGttgctgttttgtcattttggtctttgtttcttgttttggtctttgtttttcctcaaacCCTTTCTGTTTCATCCTTTCTTTCCATTTGTCTCCTACTCCTGTACCTCGTTTCTTATTCACTGTTCTCATGCTCTGTTGGTCTGTGGATGTATTTGTTCTTTCCTGCTCTGTGTCCTGCCCAGGAGGTGTCTGGTGAGAAGCTGGTGTCTCTGGGTTCGGTGGTGCGAGGGGTGGCGAGCTCCATGCTCCAGAAAGCCAAGGCGAAGGAGCTGCTGGGTACAGAAGAACTGGAAACCATGAGCCGTGAGATGTCTTCGCTACAGAGGACGGCGCTACTGGAAGGGGTGAGAATGAGATGGAGGGAAGGAATAGTGAAGTGCTTtggaacaaatggaaaaaaaatttggaaaaaaaattggaaaaaaaaaactttatgtgGGAAAGTAAAGATGGCGAAGGGTAAAATGGGGGTGGAATAGGGGCGGGTCCCTGCAAGTTGCAGTAAAAAATTCAGTCGTTCTACTTGCGAACAAATCGTACCTTGGTAGTGGTGGCATAGCGCTAGCCTCTTTGCTGGGCTTGAGAGTAACCGGTCTGAATGTCCTCTCAGCTGCGCAGCGGTGTGAATGCATCAGCTCTGGTGCGCAGCATCTCcggccccctgctggccagccTGTCCCTGTCCACCCTGGAGCAGGCCGACCTGCGATCTGTGGATGAGCTGGAGGGGAAGAACTGGACCCGGGCCCAGGTACCTCCCAGCTGCCTCACTGTCAGAGTGCACTGGTATACTCAGGTACAGCCAGACATTCACCGCTTCACTGTCTTTTACTTCACAGTCAGCGTTTCTGGTGAGGAAGGTTCTGGGAGGGACTATACAGCCTAAAGACATTATGTAAGCAAACGTATTTAGATTGTTATGCTATGATGACTCCAGGTTATGATTGCTGTGACTATACAAGATCATGATAAAACATATTGAGATGGTCATTGttgtgatgttgatgatgatgattatattatttaaaatgaggaTGATAAATCAATTTGAACAATAACAACGTGGCCCTTTTGGACAGGAAACTGAACTCGGCGGTGCAGGGTGTGACCTGTGAAATGATTGACCGCGTCAATAAGAGTGACATTTTGGAGGTGGCTCAGACACTGACACGGAGCATGCACTGGCTCACCATCACACAGGTGCGTATTTCTCTGATTTCAGGCAGATATAACAAATGGATTATATCAATACATTAATACATCATCTGGATTGAGTATGTCTGTTCTCTTTATGTTCACCCAGGTAACTACAGCTCCTCTCCTTCTACTCCTCCTatctgctgtctctctttctccctcgcTTAATCTGTCTCTCTGGATCAGGTGTGCTGTTCTGCGAAGAAGCTCTTCTCCAGCCTGGAACAGCAGAGGCCAGGCTATTTCACCAACATCACTGACTCTGAGCTGAGGGCCATTCCTACACCGCTGCTGATCCACTTGCCGTCAGTCacgcatgtttttttttttttgccattaacATGATTATCACAGTACCACTGACTGCAGTCATCAACAGAATATTTTAGCTTTTCTTCTAttgtttccttttcactttACCTCTAActtctttccctccttccccccccaGTGAAAAGCAGATCCTGGGTCTTCCAGACTCGGTGTGTTCTGGCTTCCTGGCGAAGATGCTGGAGGCCAACCTCTCCACCCTACCCCTCAGCTCCCGTTCCCGCTCCGCCCTGGTGGAGAGGGCCCTGGCGTGCCTGGTAAACACATGCGAATGCTGCTTCTGCAACATCCTCAAAGCCTTCACAAATGTTACAACTTTCTCTTACAGCAAAAGCAGATgctaaaaattattttattcttttataaGTATTTACACCCTATATTCAAGTATCTGCTCAACATTTTTCAATATCCTTGCACAGTCACATATGggtaattacattactgtcatttagcagacacgcctatccagagcaacttacataggttacagtttaacatattattatttgtatattatcATTTGCactactggatatttactgaggcaatttttcggtaaagtaccttgcccaagggtacaattgCAGCGTCCCAGtgaggaactgaaccagcaacctttcggttacgagctctgctccttactactatgctacactatgcCGCCCTGAAAGTAACCCCGTGGTTATACTGCCACTAATACTGCTGATGGATGCTTGGCTCCTATGTCAGTGTGCTGTTgccttgtgtctgtgtctaaacagaagaaaaacgTGTCCGATTTGACCACTGCTGACGTCACCAGTCTGGGGCCGCTTGTGTGTGAGCTGGGGCCATCACGCCTCTCTGCCCTGGCTTCTGATGCCCGCAACGCCAGCCTGCTGGCCCTGGCCAAGTGTCAGCAGATCCCTCGCATCAATAGGGCAGCCATCTTCAAACTGGTCAAGGATGTGTATGGGTAAGGGGTACCTCTAAGAATACAATTTTGCTCTTTTGTTGAAGCTGTCCTACATTAGAAAGGAAGTCACTTACAGCACTTTTATGACAGTTATattagtgactgatgtatggcaTTATACTTTGTTgagtcaggttgcacaagtgtGGTATGGCTTGAACAGTGTTGTGTTCATACTCATTGGTCTGGTAGTGTTGTTAGTCTGatctgacagtgttgctcattcaacttgaatggatacgcttatgttctgttgtgctggaagtcactctggataacagcgtctgctaaatgaatgaaatttaatgtaatatatgtctCTTCCTGTGACAGTGACCCCTCAAGCTGGTCCTCCAGCACAATGACAGTAATGGGGCCCCTCCTCCTGCTGAATGACTCTGCGCTCAGCTCTCTGACTTACAAGGTTAGCACTTACATGACCCGCCTCACAATCTCCATGActtcacatttctctctctgagtgtgttACACTAACGTGCTCCCCGGTTTCTTGCCATGTCCTCTCAAAGCCCTGGCTGAAAAGCATTCTGACGGATCTGAAGGACAGcctgccccctcccctgtcccAGCCTGCCCCAGAGGAGTTTCGCACCCAGCCCGATCTCTCCCCACTGCTCAAGAAGCTCTTCTTTCTCACCACCACCCGTGCACCAGCCGCCAACGTTAGCcgcagaaggagagagggtagCTGCTTGTACTTGGCATTATGATCTGTCTGGGTTTGGCTCCAGGAACACACTTGATGAAGGaagcttgtttctgtcttcccattgtgtttttaaatatgctttCTTTCTGGAGAAATAATCTCCATTTCTCCCCTGCATATTACTCATCCCACTCTGTCTATTCTTCTCTACCTACTCTCCCTACACTTTCCCAGCCCTATCCATAGAGTCCCCCACACTGTCTCTGATtgaggagctgagggagaggaatgTGTACTGGAGCCCAGTCCAGCTGGCCAACATGTCTGATGAGGTCTTCACTGAGGCCGTGCCCATACTAGGGGGAGTCCGCAACTACAGCATGCAACAGCTGAAAGCTCTGAGGGCCAGAGCCATCCAGGTACGGCACTGGGGATGGcaaaggggaagagaggggtgCAGACTGGGCTGAATTGGAATGCAGTGTTTACATTGaccagagggttgtgggtttgaatcttGAGCCAGCCACTGCTTTTGTGTCCTTGCGCAAATCCATCAGTGATCCAGTCCTCCTCAGACACCTGTCCTGGtgctctcctccctgcaggTGTGGGGTGCGGCACACTCCCTCTCTGAGACTCGGGTGCGgcagctgggctgtgtgtgtcagggttttAACTCTACAGAGCTGCAGGACCTCAACATCACCTCGCCGGACACTTTGGAGCTGCTGTCCCCCTGCAACTGGACGCACCCCCAGGTCAGGAGCCAGTCCAGATGCAGCGGCACTGGCGCTGATTGTGGGGATGGTGATCAGGATGGTAACAAGAGCAAGACTGATgataaagatgatgatgataatgatgatgactaCCTCTGTTCTAGACTAAAGATGATTCACTCCCtaatcaaaaaaaaagtatttcaaactggataagaacatctgctaaatgcctgtaatcTAATGCTAGGCCCCAACAATGTGATGGTGACAAAGGTGCAGTTTATGATACAAGTACAAGTAGAAGTacaatggtgatgatgatgatgatgatgatgatgatgatgatgatgaagagcTTGTTTCTCACCAACAGAGAGAAGCGGTGTGGAAGGGCTATGCGAAACGTGCTGGTGTGACAGTTGGATCACTGGGAGCTCTGGAGATCGTGGGATTGGGTCAGTTCATCTGCGGGATGAGCCGAGAGGAGGCAGGGCAAATCAACACTACCGCCTTCAGGTGAGAGTCTGACCCTGCACTGACTAGCTGAGAATGGATTACATGAGAGTCATGagacaatgaatgaatgaatggatgacaatgaatgaatgcttgAACGAATGTTTCACAGGGAGGCGGTGAAGGTTGTGGGCAGTGTCCAGTGTCCTCTTAACATAAcggagctgctgaaggagagGGCAGTACGTGTGTTCGGCCTGCCAAGGAACTGGACTGAGGCCCAAGTCAGCACCCTGGGAAACATCATCGGTGAGTAACTACACTGTCTTCAGCTGCTTGCTCTCACAGTCTGTTCTATTCTGTGTCTTGCTCTGTAACTTAGTTATTCGGTCAGTGCCGTTTTTGCCATTAATTGGCCCTGTGCGTTGTTGAAAATGTTCTGCAATGTATGTTGAAATGACAAGCTCTATTTCCCTGTCATTCCTTCAGCTGGTCTGAATGCAACGGAGCTCCAGAGTCTCAGTCCATCTGTCCTTTCTTTCCTCAGTCAGTCCGTCATCCCTCTCATCCCCCCCAGTTGCCTGGCCGTGAGTACATCTCTTCTGTtccgtcctctctctctccctccctcctcgcGTCTACTCTTCCTCATGCCACGTCGTGTCTTTTTTTGATTAGGCGCTCTCGGCCAACCAGCTGAAGGCCTTGGGCCCTGACAACGCTGCCATGGTGACCGATGCCCAGAGAGTGGCTCTTGGGGACCTCCAGCGGGCGGCCCTGGGGGAGGCTCTGGGGGTGTCCGTTCAAAAAGCTGAGGTCATCACCCAAAGCTCACCAACTCCAGTGCCGCAGCAGtatggtgaggaaaaaaaaggagtcTGGAGAGAACAGTGAAAGAAATGCAGAGATCTCCAGCTTTACTCTGATCTGATGCACTGTACTGCTTAGAGGCATCAGGTTTTagctaaaaaaatgaaactgtacatgtatattGTAGTAATATGTAATTCAGATATTTGTAACTTTTTATGGGCTTACCGTGAGTAATCATGATATGAATAATGTAACATGTTATACTGTATCCTCAGACAGGTAGAAAAAGTTTTGCAAGGTAGCCCAAACGGGGTTAGGTGGAGCCTTTGAGCCTCAAAAGATGGTGACCTGGGGTGCCAAAGTGGGATACCTAAAGTGGTGAGGGAGGAAGGATAGGGAGAACAGCAGAAGGAGAATCAGGAAGATGGAGATCTTGAGACAATGGGATGACAGCTGAAAAGCGAAGGACACAAAATCAGAAGTGGGGGGTCTTAGCAGTTGTTTTGGAAGAAAATGGAAACCGACAAGAGTTTTTCTCTATGCTTTAGTGAGCTGTACTCAATTGCATCGCTCAGCTGCATTACACAGAGCAGGGTAACTGTAGAATGAATTTCAACAAGGCAAAGATTATTGTTGGGCCGCCGGTATcgtcatttaaatgtattttcctttttttccttcaggagGAGCCCCCAGACTGTGGATTATGGGAAGTGTAGTTTTCCTGCAGCCCCTGCTTTTGCTTATCCTAGGGTAGGCTCATTAGGGGTATACCAGAACCCGTCCACCCTGGGTTCCTAATAACCTCAGCTATAGTCCTGTACCCTTTCCATTAATAACCTTTAAATTATGAAAAGGAACACATTTATAGAGGAATATTCTATATATATGAAATGCTGTAACAGATTATAAATCTACAGTAGCCCCTAGCTTTATACAATACACGAGTAACTTCAATATAATAAATTCTTAGATGATGCATTGTACTCATTACGTTCTCATTACTAGAATAAGTTGCTTTGACAGAGAATAGTCTAAAATCTGAAGAAATCAAAGATAATCAAAtcaagaaatgaaaagaaaaaatcagcTGTGCATACCTGCAATGggcccctctcctccctcttcatgctataaaatgcattcagcctaaaaatgaACACCACTCCCACTGCAAAGCAAAATGTGAAGGTAGTTGTAAAGCTACTACATAGTTGCTGTAAAGCTATAagctgcttttatttcatgattttcAGTGATTAACAACAGCcatgctttcattaaaaaaaaaaaactttttatgaCAAGTGTATAGGGAGGGGAACATTATTTTCCCTGTGAACAGCAACCTGTTTTGAAAAGGTTGTGCTTTTGGTTTTTACAAATACAGACCATAATATACCAATGAGAAAAAATGGCAAGCCTGTGTGATGACAGGCAttgaatataaatgtttatttctcctttttcacatttgtgCAATTGAAGTGATCTGTCTGTTATTGGCAGGGACTGCTTCAAACAGTAATATAACTTATGCAGTTGGGAAACCACCAATCCTTCTTCAGTCAGGTTTGCTGGGATTCACCAGCATCTCACTGCAGTCCTAAAATGTTTACTGTAGTGTGCTTTAAATATACAATTTTCTACTTAATTTAATGTGCCTAGTGGCTTTTATAATTAGcatatttcaatttatttacaGCGTAAGGTGACACCCCCAGATGTGTCACCTTAAAATATTGCACAGATAGGAGTAGATTGGGAGATGGTGTGAAATGGCTACATTGACACTGTATTTCTCAGTTATACCCATATATTCCACCTACAGAGCAAGAGATGTCCACATTTAAcactatttattttcagtgcaataGAAGAGTTATTCAGACAGGGTCTATTAGTTCAAGCTAGTGCCTACCAATAAGCAATTATTAGATAATTATTAGATTGATCCTTTGTCTGCCACTGCatcatgcataaaaatgtaactgtcagagctgataataaatatttttaagataCCTATGGCTTTATACACGTTTGGGCaataaactgaattaaaaattgCCTGCAAAGAGTTGTGTCCATTCTGTTTCACTGAGCCATGCTATTTTCACAGGGGAGGGACATACCGCACATGCCCCATTCTTCTCTGCACTGTGGTATATGAACATTGGATTGCCAGCTTAAGCATTTCAACCAACGTAACTCAACTTCAGCCTTTTTGTCCTCAGAACAAGTGACATATAGTTCCATTACGGGCAGTTtgcaaacagaataaaacagacaaatgcggttttttgtatttattttagaaacaCCCAGATCTGTATCTATGCAAACAACATACTCACTGtggaagaaaaataagaaaatgaacaaaaaaagaaaaaaaaaaaacaattatataaaTCTCTACAAACATCACAACTTCaggctgaaaacacaaaacagaccCTTTGACAAGGGCACACTGATCATTAACACTGGGTAGTAGAGAAGTGTATACGACTAGCACTGATTCTGTGATTAAGGAATGCAGcaaaattcagtaaaaaataaCTTTACCTATGAAACATACCCTTTTCTTACACCAATACACTATTACCCAGCTTTACACACACTCCCTCCATTTCTGTATGTTTCCTATTGAGCTGAAACCATTGAAAAGAAATCCTACAGGGGAGTTTCCAGGATTATGAATATTCAGTATATACAATTTTGTTAAGAAATGGCCCCAACACAACCTCACAAAATGGGGGAGGGAGCTCAAGTTGATCAAGGATGCTTACAAAGGAAAGCCACAGGTAACCATAACCtgttcatacattttcaaaacaagaaaCGTATATGAAACCGAGTGGAACAGTGGAATTCAGTGTATGACAACCTGACCAAGGCGACTGAAGTGATAGGAGAGGAAACCATTCACCAAAACCGTTATTTAGAGTACAAATCTATATCTACACTTCTTCACATCttgaaataaaaactttttatgcatgtatattttcgCATACACAACATTCAACACATGCTATTATGGCAAGTCTATAACTCACAGGTAACTTCATTTGGTGGCTGAAGTTACATGACGTTTTTCAACCAGCATACTTTCAACAGTTACAGAACTctatacaaagaaaaataaatactcaGGAAGTTTCCTCTTACATACGATTACCTCTCTGTAGTTCTCATTTGTCCTGTGTATGCTTACAATGCCACTAGCACTAGTGTCTCGAGTCATAACTGTCATCTGTCAAATCACACAAGTTTTTCCATCAGAACATAAACGGAAGGATTGTCTTGGTGGATTCATCCATAGTGCTGTTTCAAATAtggaaatcacaaaaaaaaaaaacttaatagTTCTTCAGCTGCAGTGGacatgcagtgtttctgtggaagCCAGTAAGTAAAGAACACTAGCTTTTCTAGGGCTGCTGCCTCCAGCGACCCAGCATCGAACACCAAAGGActgaatgttttcaaattatAAACCAGTGGTATTTATTGTTAAGTCTTCCACTGAGGATGTCCACGTAACGGC harbors:
- the otoa gene encoding otoancorin; the encoded protein is MAPWGITVFISLLAVHSLTAMDHEQMMNMMQGYNNSMMRFPPLPPDFMKMATTLMAKCSKMGHPTPMMMEKLLNSSVVEDNMPPNPFLMLQTLLSSLPLPLGMTPPPLQPNDTMEVLPPEMDWVSSLTSFYESQCNASQYMTEKLQNCSSLPRLIDIMRNSTDSTQCFLRAFVAPLSWTALLTNGSDIDSGDFSLLLWGAKPFLQDMPPPILELPAQLQRPNLAAMMRMFSEVFSSLTAEQRAQISEWIKERVTQNYFNCSLNPSPSDKPNSKPDSGYMEQQMAESNTEGEKGKKEEQTEKDKEEGKKPKSDNQQEDKITEEKVEGEKGRPGPGPGCPPGMMWLKAEVMEMMGPFLTLLPSAEFQTVPKAELCQFFQTPQFPESFRGVRGVTPYLGRILLGRLKKECLQDNKQVLLQQLGRLGSLACFYDDDATSLNASFSKTLLSQLGECENSGADTLTKQLVMAVVSSEKGDSLSPQTLQSLGSAVSALPLSQLDKLKTADVQETLSTFSKAKWIPAQAQTLASKLLREDEEVSGEKLVSLGSVVRGVASSMLQKAKAKELLGTEELETMSREMSSLQRTALLEGLRSGVNASALVRSISGPLLASLSLSTLEQADLRSVDELEGKNWTRAQSAFLVRKVLGGTIQPKDIMKLNSAVQGVTCEMIDRVNKSDILEVAQTLTRSMHWLTITQVCCSAKKLFSSLEQQRPGYFTNITDSELRAIPTPLLIHLPEKQILGLPDSVCSGFLAKMLEANLSTLPLSSRSRSALVERALACLKKNVSDLTTADVTSLGPLVCELGPSRLSALASDARNASLLALAKCQQIPRINRAAIFKLVKDVYGDPSSWSSSTMTVMGPLLLLNDSALSSLTYKPWLKSILTDLKDSLPPPLSQPAPEEFRTQPDLSPLLKKLFFLTTTRAPAANVSRRRREALSIESPTLSLIEELRERNVYWSPVQLANMSDEVFTEAVPILGGVRNYSMQQLKALRARAIQVWGAAHSLSETRVRQLGCVCQGFNSTELQDLNITSPDTLELLSPCNWTHPQREAVWKGYAKRAGVTVGSLGALEIVGLGQFICGMSREEAGQINTTAFREAVKVVGSVQCPLNITELLKERAVRVFGLPRNWTEAQVSTLGNIIAGLNATELQSLSPSVLSFLSQSVIPLIPPSCLAALSANQLKALGPDNAAMVTDAQRVALGDLQRAALGEALGVSVQKAEVITQSSPTPVPQQYGGAPRLWIMGSVVFLQPLLLLILG